In Lutra lutra chromosome 6, mLutLut1.2, whole genome shotgun sequence, the following are encoded in one genomic region:
- the LOC125102353 gene encoding uncharacterized protein LOC125102353 yields the protein MAKGPGADSRGLAWCRSTNRKAFGNRSGPKSFPSPDCTAGGSFCPEVVSFQQPCAGSAGTGGLTQTRGYQASGSSLSVSKPSRCLQKGSQGLNHPPSSVLHGCVQPHHQSVFCECKIFNPTPSGAHLPSYLLPILIWNGAGEQIRKGRDSREAEDGNADWDDGEGGQRQTLPMLRIQLCTPPQRYMKSYPPGPVNVTSFGVGILQL from the exons ATGGCCAAAGGCCCTGGAGCTGATTCACG AGGGCTTGCCTGGTGCAGGAGCACAAACAGGAAGGCGTTTGGAAATCGCAGTGGACCAAAGTCCTTTCCCAGCCCCGACTGCACCGCAGGCGG TTCCTTCTGCCCTGAAGTAGTGAGCTTCCAGCAGCCGTGTGCTGGGAGTGCCGGGACAGGAGGACTCACTCAGACCAGGGGATACCAGGCTTCTGGCTCAAGCCTCAGTGTCAGCAAACCCAGCAGATGCCTCCAGAAAGGATCTCAAGGCCTCAATCACCCGCCTTCCTCAGTCCTTCATGGATGTGTCCAACCCCATCATCAGTCTGTCTTCTGTGAGTGTAAGATTTTTAATCCCACCCCATCAGGAGCCCATCTTCCCTCCTACCTCCTGCCGATATTAATTTGGAATGGGGCTGGGGAGCAGATACGGAAAGGAAGGGATTCCAGGGAGGCTGAGGATGGAAATGCAGACTGGGATGATGGAGAAGGAGGCCAAAGACAGACTTTGCCTATGTTAAGGATTCAGCTGTGTACTCCCCCACAAAGATACATGAAGTCCTACCCACCAGGGCCTGTGAACGTGACCTCATTTGGGGTAGGGATTTTGCAGTTGTGA